The segment CGGTATCGGTATCGGTATCGACAGGCTTACCATGTTGCTTACTGATTCTCATTCTATTCAGGAGGTAATATTTTTCCCTCAGATGAGGCCAAAAGAACAAATTTAAGTTTCAGATATGAGAATGTTTAAGGTCCCCGGGATTCTTTACTATATTTTCAACAGGTTTTTATGGCGTGTTCCCGTAAAAGACAACAGTATTTTTCTCACCTTTGATGACGGCCCCTCAGGTGACCTTACCCTCTGGATTCTGGATTTGCTTGATAAATACAATGCCAAGGCAACCTTTTTTTGCGTTGGAGAGAAAATTTTGGCAAACAAGGCGTATTATGATAAAATAGTGGAAAGAGGTCATCTGACTGCCAATCATACTTTTAGCCATGAGCATTTCAGGGATGTCAGTGTCAAAACCTATCTACACAGCATTCAGAAATGCGGAGAACTGGTGAATTCCAGGTTATTTCGCCCCCCTTACGGCAGAGTTAGGCCACGGATTGCCAAAATGATTAAAAGAGCCGGTTTTAAACCGGTTATGTGGTCGGTACTTTCGTATGATTATGATCAGGAAATGTCGCCAGGAAAAATTTTAAGAAAAATAGTCAGGCAGACAAAACCCGGGAGTATCATCGTTTTTCACGACAATAAAAAAGCCACCAGAAATATCCAGATAGTTTTACCCCGTTATCTTGCCTTTTTTGCCAATAAAGGCTTTAAATTTAAGGTTTTGCCGCATTAATTAAAAACATAAACCATATCTCCGTCCCGTTGTGTTTTATATCTCTTAAGAGGGTAAACGGCCGGATCTTTAATTACGTTTCCATACATGTCATAGTTTGAGCCGCAGCAGGCAAAAAAATCATTTCCTTCATAATGTCCGCACCGAAGAAAAATTCCTGAAAGATCAGGCGTTACTTCTGCACAACTATCCATCGGGTGATATGGACAAGCAGTTTCGAGAGCATAAAACAGATCATCGGGAGCATGATAAACGATAATGCCTTTATATCCCTCATTTTCAAACAGATAATAACCCCCGATTACATTCAGCCCGCTATACGCTGGCAGATTCAGATTGATGGAAAAATTTACATAAACATCGGGAATCCCATGATAGTTATTGTTTTTTTCACAATCGGAATAAATGCCGGTTATCAGCAGGCTTAAAGCAAGAAGTCTGGTTAAATTGTTATGTTTCATTACATTTTTGTTGAAAACTCATGTTGACAAATTTAAGCCAATTCAGGTAATCCATATTATTTTTGACCTTCATTTAAAGAGATGAGAATACATTTTATTTCCATTGGCGGCAGTGTCATGCACAGTATGGCTATAGCCATGTACCAGCAGGGGCATCAGGTAAGCGGATCAGATGATGAAATTTTTGAACCTGCGCTGGGCAAACTCAGGAGGTTTGGCCTTTTACCTCCCGAAAAAGGCTGGTTTGCTGAAAAAATAACAAAAGATATTGATATTGTGGTACTTGGAATGCATGCCCGGGCCGACAATCCGGAATTACTCAGGGCTCAGGAACTAAAGCTGAAAATTGTTTCCTTTCCTGAGTTTGTTTATCAGAACAGTGTGAATAAAAAACGTATTGTAGTAGCCGGAAGTCATGGCAAAACGACCATCACCAGTATGTTGATGCATGTTTTCAGACATTGCGGAAAAAAATTTGATTATCTGGTGGGTTCTTCTGTTGCAGGATTTGAAAATAGCTTTCAGTTAAGCAATGAGGCTGATTTTATCATCATCGAAGGGGATGAATACCTGAGTTCTGCCATCAATCCGGAACCAAAATTTTTATGGTATAAGCCCCATCTGGCCATTATCAGCGGAATTGCATGGGATCATTACAATGTTTTCCCTGAGTTTGACCAGTATGTGCTTCAGTTTAAAAAATTTATAGGAAGCATGCCTGCCGGAGGTCATCTGGCTTATGATGAAAATGATGAGACATTGCTCCAGATTGTCGCAGAGTATAACCACATCAGCAAATATCCTTATACTTATCCTGATTATCAGCTTAAGAACGGAAAATTTTATCTCACGGTTCAGGATGGGCAAAT is part of the Sphingobacteriales bacterium genome and harbors:
- a CDS encoding polysaccharide deacetylase family protein; the protein is MRMFKVPGILYYIFNRFLWRVPVKDNSIFLTFDDGPSGDLTLWILDLLDKYNAKATFFCVGEKILANKAYYDKIVERGHLTANHTFSHEHFRDVSVKTYLHSIQKCGELVNSRLFRPPYGRVRPRIAKMIKRAGFKPVMWSVLSYDYDQEMSPGKILRKIVRQTKPGSIIVFHDNKKATRNIQIVLPRYLAFFANKGFKFKVLPH
- a CDS encoding peptidoglycan synthetase — its product is MRIHFISIGGSVMHSMAIAMYQQGHQVSGSDDEIFEPALGKLRRFGLLPPEKGWFAEKITKDIDIVVLGMHARADNPELLRAQELKLKIVSFPEFVYQNSVNKKRIVVAGSHGKTTITSMLMHVFRHCGKKFDYLVGSSVAGFENSFQLSNEADFIIIEGDEYLSSAINPEPKFLWYKPHLAIISGIAWDHYNVFPEFDQYVLQFKKFIGSMPAGGHLAYDENDETLLQIVAEYNHISKYPYTYPDYQLKNGKFYLTVQDGQMVELKLFGSHNLLNMNGARIICRLAGIEDKVFFEAIAGFQGAGKRLEKVYENENILIFRDFAHAPSKVKATISGIKAQFPAKKILACLELHTYSSLNREFLPQYRGSTRIADRCCIFINEEAVRLKGLKLLQRQEISEAFGDERLHVFYAKQQLTEFIKENLNGDDILLLMSSGNFDNLSVEEIISR